ACCGAAACCATTAATGGACCTTGGTAATCTGAATCAATTAAGCCCACTAAGTTACCTAATACGATACCGTGTTTATGACCTAAACCCGAACGAGGCAGAATCACTGCTGCAAGGTTCGGATCGGCAATATAAATTGAAAGGCCTGTTGGGATAAGTTTAGTTTCGCCTGGCTGAATTTCAATGCCCTCTTCAAGCAATGCACGTAAATCCAAACCTGCTGAACCTTCGGTTGCATAGGTTGGTAAAGGAAATTCGTTGCCAATGCGGCTATCTAAAATTTTTACATCAATTTTTTTCATGCTTATTATCCTTTAAAAGAAATCTTAAATACAAAAGTGCGGTCACAAAATCTAACGAATTTTGAGCCTATTTTATTTGTGATAATGCTCAACAATTTCTGTGACTAACACTTCTGCCAATTTATTTTTATCAGCTAACGGCAACGATTTTTCGCCTGTTTTCCAAAAGATCTGCAAGGCATTTTGATCTTGTCCGAATACTTGCCCACCCGATACATCATTCGCACAAATCATATCTAAATTTTTTCGTTGAAGTTTGCTCTTCGCATATTCAGCGACATTTTGCGTTTCAGCTGCAAAGCCTACAACAAACGGACGATCTTTTTCTAAACTTGCCACACTTGCGATAATGTCTGGATTTTTCACCAATTTAATAGAAAGCTCATCGTTATCATTGGTTTTCTTGATTTTTTGTTCAGCAACTTCCGCGACTCGATAATCTGCTACTGCGGCACAGCCAATAAAGATACGATTTTTGACCGCACTTTCAAGAGAGGCTTGCCACATTTCATGGGCGGTTGTCACATCAATACGATGAACGTTTTTCGGCGTAGCGAGATTAACAGGACCTGCAATTAAGGTAACATTAGCCCCACGCTTAGCAAAGGCCTCGGCAATCGCAAAGCCCATTTTGCCTGAGCTGTGATTAGAAATATAACGAACAGGATCAATAGCTTCACGCGTCGGGCCTGCTGTAATGGTAACGCTTAAATCAGCTAAATCTTGTTGAACGGCAAAAAGTGATTGAAGCGACTCAAAAATTTCAGCGGGTTCAGACATTCTCCCTGCGCCCACATCACCACAAGCCTGAAAGCCACTATTTGGTCCAACAAAATGAATGCCTCGAGCAGAAAGGGCGGTCAAATTTTGTTGTGTAATCGCCTGGCGGTACATTTGCTGATTCATAGCCGGTGCGAGCAAAATAGGGGCACTTGTCGCAAGACAAATCGTACTTAGTAAATCATTTGCCATTCCAACGGTTAAACGTGCAATAAAATCGGCGCTGGCTGGTGCAATCACAATCGCATCAGCCCATTTTGCGAGCTCAATATGCCCCATGGCTAATTCGGCTTGAGGATCAAGTAAAGATTGAGAAACCGCATTGCCCGAAATGGCTTGTAGCGTTAAAGGTGTGACAAATTCAGCGGCAGCGGGTGTTAAAGCCACTCGAACTTCTGCGTTAGATTTGCGTAATAAACGAATAAACTCAATGGTTTTATAGGCGGCGATGCCTCCTGTAATCCCGACAACAATACGCTTTCCGCTCAAGCTCATTTGCTACTCCGCTACGACTTAATAGAATGGATATGTTTTGTGTGTTAGTACTTAACAACTTAAGGTCGCCTATTTTACTTCAAATTTCACCAATAAAAAATTTTATTTTTGCGATCGCTATACCAAAAATAAAACTGACAATTCGCAATACTTAAAAACATCATGAAAATTGACCGCACTTTTTTCTTTTCATTAATTAATATGCAGACAAACTCCCCCTTAATGCCTCGTGAAAAACTGTTGAAATATGGTGTTGAAGCCCTAGAGGATCACGAATTACTTGCTATTTTCTTACGCACTGGGATTAAAGGTTGCCCTGTCATGGCATTATCACATAGCGTGCTGCAACATTTTGGCTCTCTTCGAGCCTTATTAAGTGCAGATAAAGAAGCCTTTTGCAAAGTAAAAGGATTAGGCATTACGCAGTTTATTCAACTACAAGCCACCACAGAAATGACCAAACGCTATCTCAAACAAGAATTGCTGATAGAACATGTATTTAGCGACACATCCACGGTAAAACTTTATCTTCAAGCAGAGCTTCACCACGAAGAACGTGAAATTTTTATGGTGTTATTTTTAGATAATCAACATCGTTTGATTAAAAAAGAGCGGTTATTTTTAGGCACAATTAATGTGACGAATGTTTATCCTCGTGAAATCATCAAAGAAAGCCTTTACTGCAATGCAGCCGCATTAATTTTAGCTCATAATCATCCTTCTGGTATCGCAGAACCCAGTTATTCAGATAAAATGATCACACAAAAAATTATTGAAGCCGCCGAGTTAATGGAGATTCGTATTTTAGATCATTTTATTGTCGGCAAAGGGACTTGTTATTCTTTTGCAGAGCATAATCTGTTATAGTTTTAGGGAATTTGATGATTTTTTTATCGTTCATTTCCATTTAAAGACGGAAAAATCGCTTTTAGACTTGAGAAATGAAAATAAAGTCAGTATAATTTGCGACCTTTAATATAGTAAGTGGGTCGGATACTGCGACCTGACGAGGAAGCAAGCTTAGTTTTAAGCTTCATTATCCGAACCATAAGCTCGAGCTTATATTTAAATTATTGGAGATTATTATGTCTAGAGTTTGTCAAGTAACAGGCAAGCGTCCAGCTGTGGGTAACAACCGCTCACACGCGTTGAATGCGACACGTCGTCGTTTTCTTCCAAACCTTCACACTCACCGTTTCTGGGTTGAAAGTGAAAACCGTTTCGTGACCTTACGTTTAACTGCGAAAGGTATGCGTATTATCGATAAAAAAGGCATTGATGCAGTGTTAGCTGAAATCCGTGCTCGTGGCGA
This portion of the Haemophilus parainfluenzae T3T1 genome encodes:
- the dut gene encoding dUTP diphosphatase encodes the protein MKKIDVKILDSRIGNEFPLPTYATEGSAGLDLRALLEEGIEIQPGETKLIPTGLSIYIADPNLAAVILPRSGLGHKHGIVLGNLVGLIDSDYQGPLMVSVWNRGHEPFKIEVGDRIAQLVFVPVVQAEFNIVSEFTETERGEGGFGHSGKK
- the coaBC gene encoding bifunctional phosphopantothenoylcysteine decarboxylase/phosphopantothenate--cysteine ligase CoaBC encodes the protein MSLSGKRIVVGITGGIAAYKTIEFIRLLRKSNAEVRVALTPAAAEFVTPLTLQAISGNAVSQSLLDPQAELAMGHIELAKWADAIVIAPASADFIARLTVGMANDLLSTICLATSAPILLAPAMNQQMYRQAITQQNLTALSARGIHFVGPNSGFQACGDVGAGRMSEPAEIFESLQSLFAVQQDLADLSVTITAGPTREAIDPVRYISNHSSGKMGFAIAEAFAKRGANVTLIAGPVNLATPKNVHRIDVTTAHEMWQASLESAVKNRIFIGCAAVADYRVAEVAEQKIKKTNDNDELSIKLVKNPDIIASVASLEKDRPFVVGFAAETQNVAEYAKSKLQRKNLDMICANDVSGGQVFGQDQNALQIFWKTGEKSLPLADKNKLAEVLVTEIVEHYHK
- the radC gene encoding RadC family protein, encoding MQTNSPLMPREKLLKYGVEALEDHELLAIFLRTGIKGCPVMALSHSVLQHFGSLRALLSADKEAFCKVKGLGITQFIQLQATTEMTKRYLKQELLIEHVFSDTSTVKLYLQAELHHEEREIFMVLFLDNQHRLIKKERLFLGTINVTNVYPREIIKESLYCNAAALILAHNHPSGIAEPSYSDKMITQKIIEAAELMEIRILDHFIVGKGTCYSFAEHNLL
- the rpmB gene encoding 50S ribosomal protein L28; the protein is MSRVCQVTGKRPAVGNNRSHALNATRRRFLPNLHTHRFWVESENRFVTLRLTAKGMRIIDKKGIDAVLAEIRARGEKI